The nucleotide window ACGGTGGCACGGCTCTCGCCGGTGCCCCAGTCGCCGCGTCGAGCGACGCCGACGAACACCGTGCCGACCGGCTTCTCCGCGGTGCCGCCCTCCGGGCCGGCGATGCCAGTCGTCGACAGTCCCCAGTCGGTCCCCGCGGTGTCCCGGATGCCGCGGGCCATCGCCAGGGCGACCGGTTCCGAGACGGCTCCTTCCCCGTCGAGGTGCTCGCGCGGGACGGCCAGTTCGGTCAGTTTCGCGTCGTAGGAGTACGTCACCACCGAGCGGT belongs to Halorarum halophilum and includes:
- a CDS encoding CinA family protein translates to MREFADDPPIEERVGEALRAAGASVATAESCTGGLVGSLLTDVPGSSDYFDRSVVTYSYDAKLTELAVPREHLDGEGAVSEPVALAMARGIRDTAGTDWGLSTTGIAGPEGGTAEKPVGTVFVGVARRGDWGTGESRATVSRHEFDGTRTQIKERIARRALESLLDAVETV